TCGCGGGTTTGCCTCACTTTGTGACCGCCATTGTAGCACGTGTGTCGCCCAGATCATAAGGGGCATGATGATTTGACGTCGTCCCCACCTTCCTCCAGGTTATCCCTGGCAGTCTCTCCAGAGTGCCCAGCCTTACCTGCTGGCTACTGAAGATAGGGGTTGCGCTCGTTGCGGGACTTAACCCAACATCTCACGACACGAGCTGACGACAACCATGCACCACCTGTCTCTTCTGTCCCGAAGGAAGACTCCCATTACGGAGTGGTCAGAAGGATGTCAAGACCTGGTAAGGTTCTTCGCGTTGCTTCGAATTAAACCACATGCTCCACCGCTTGTGCGGGTCCCCGTCAATTCCTTTGAGTTTCATTCTTGCGAACGTACTCCCCAGGTGGAATACTTACTGCGTTTGCGACGGCACCGAAGCCTATACGGCCCCGACACCTAGTATTCATCGTTTACGGCGTGGACTACCAGGGTATCTAATCCTGTTTGCTCCCCACGCTTTCGTGCCTCAGTGTCAGTAACAGTCCAGCAGGCCGCCTTCGCCACTGGTGTTCCTCCTAATATCTACGCATTTCACCGCTACACTAGGAATTCCGCCTGCCTCTCCTGTACTCTAGCTATGCAGTTTCAAATGCAGCTCCGGGGTTGAGCCCCGGCCTTTCACATCTGACTTGCACTGCCACCTACGCACCCTTTACACCCAGTAAATCCGGATAACGCTTGCTCCATACGTATTACCGCGGCTGCTGGCACGTATTTAGCCGGAGCTTCTTAGTCAGGTACCGTCATTATCTTCCCTGCTGATAGAGCTTTACATACCGAAATACTTCTTCACTCACGCGGCGTTGCTGCATCAGGGTTTCCCCCATTGTGCAATATTCCCCACTGCTGCCTCCCGTAGGAGTTTGGACCGTGTCTCAGTTCCAATGTGGCCGTTCATCCTCTCAGACCGGCTACTGATCGTCGCCTTGGTAGGCCGTTACCCTGCCAACCAGCTAATCAGACGCGGGCCCATCCTGTACCACCGGAGTTTTTCACACGAAAGGATGTCCTCTCGTGCGCTTATGCGGTATTAGCAGCCGTTTCCAACTGTTATCCCCCTGTACAGGGCAGGTTACCCACGCGTTACTCACCCGTCCGCCACTCAGTCACCGATCAATCATCCGAAGAATCTTAAAAGGTGCTTCGTTCGACTTGCATGTGTTAGGCACGCCGCCAGCGTTCATCCTGAGCCAGGATCAAACTCTCAAATAAAATGTTTAAGATGTCAGATCCAGGTCCAGAACCACTGGTTCTTTTCCTGTCTTTACTGTTTATTTAGGTTTTGAACTTTCGTTCTGTTCCATGGACTTTCCTGCAGACATCACTCTCAGGAAAACCCGAATGAAATTTGAATTAACGTTCAAGGTTGTTTTGTTATTCAGTTATCAAGGTTTTGCTTTCATGCGAAAGCTTTTATATTTTATCACATCGACTTTTGTTTGTCAAGAACTTTTTTCAAGTTTTTTCAACTTCTTTTTCGAAGCCATCTTACTTTCTTCTTCTATCTCTTTCAGAAGAAGTTGTTCTTTTATGTCGTGCAACTTTTATATCTTATCACACATGTTTTATCTTGTCAAGAACTTTTTTCATTTATCTGAAGATTTTCTTTCCGATTTCTTTCAAATCAATGTGTTCTCATGTGCAATGTATATTATCTTATCACAACAACATAATTACGTCAAGCTTTTTTTTAATATTTTTTCTTTTTTGCAAAAAGCGCCGGATATTATATCTATTCTATAATGGCGCGAGAATTACTTCATAGCTAACGCTACTCTCATAATTCTGAATCATTCTATGTTTTTATTTACATTTTCACACTGTCTTAATTCATCTTTCGTTCCCACAAAATTCTTTAATTCTACAATTTCTTTTTTCTAGAAAATCCATTTCAAACTCTATAAATCTGATATATTCTTCCAATGTTTTTGGAAGGCCGCTACCCTTGAAATCCATCTTTCCACACCAGCAATTAACCTTATTGTAGTCTTCTGTAACCAAATCATTAAAAAAAAGAAATAAAAGAATCCCTATTTGTAACCCGGGAGCAATTATTGGATGCGAACGCTTAAGCGAACATTCAACACGCCGCGACGAAAGTCACAAATAGGGATTTTTTTATTTCTGGGGTTCGTCTGTCAGTCTATCAGACGAAATTATTATTCCTTTTCCGGAATCTCAATTTCGAGACAAAGTTCCTCTAACTGCTTATCATCTACTGTATTTGGCGCATCTGTAAGCAGACAGGAAGCATCCTTCACCTTAGGGAATGCAATAACGTCTCTGATACTATCTTCTTTTGTCATAAGCATTACAAGGCGGTCAAGACCATATGCAAGTCCTGCATGCGGTGGAACACCATATTTAAATGCTTCTAAAAGGAATCCAAACTTTTCCTGTGCCTGTTCTTTAGAAATTCCAAGACATTCAAACATTTTTTCCTGAATATCATTCTGATGAATTCTGACACTGCCGCCGCCGATTTCTGTACCATTTAAAACAATATCATATGCTTTTGCACGTACTTTTCCTGGTTCTGTGTCAATCATATCTAAATCTTCTTCCATTGGCATAGTGAATGGATGGTGCATTGCAGTATAGCGATTTTCTTCCTCTGACCACTCCAGTAATGGGAATTCTGTAATCCACACAAAACGATAATCTGATTTATCAAGAAGATTCAGTTCCTCTGCAAACTTCAGACGAAGTGCACCGAGTACATCACATACTACTTTAAATTTGTCTGCTGCAAATACTAATAAATCACCGGTTTCACCACCCATAGCCTGAATAAGTGACTGAAGCTCTTCTTCAGACATAAATTTAGAGAATGGGCATTTTACTGTTCCATCTGATTTGAGCTGAATATATGCTAATCCTTTTGCACCGTAGTCTTTTGCTGTCTTCTCGATATGTTTCATCTTCTTACTAGAAACATCTCCAAGTCCTTTTGCACAAAGTCCGCGAACCATACCACCATCTTTGATCGCACCGGAGAACACACCAAATCCACAGTCTTTTACAAGTTTGGATACATCCTGAATCTTCATGTCAAAGCGAAGATCTGGTTTATCAGATCCATAGTAATCCATTGCATCCTGCCATGTCATGCGCTGAATTGGAAGAGTCACTTCTACATTCAGACATAATTTGAATAAATATGCAAGCAGTCTTTCATTCACATCAATAACATCATCTACATCTACAAAAGATAATTCCATATCAACCTGTGTAAACTCCGGCTGACGATCCGCACGTAAATCTTCATCTCGGAAACATCTTGCAAGCTGAAAATAGCGATCATAACCGGAACACATTAACAACTGCTTAAAAAGCTGTGGAGACTGTGGAAGCGCATAAAAACTACCTGGATGCACTCGACTTGGTACAAGATAATCTCTTGCTCCCTCCGGCGTACTTCTTGTAAGCATCGGAGTCTCAATTTCTAAAAATCCCTCATTCGCAAGGAACTGTCTTGTAAGTGTTGCTACCTTGCTTCGCATCATAAGATTCTTCTGGATATTTGGACGTCTTAAATCAAGAAAACGATATTTCAGGCGAAGTTCGTCTTTTACTGTAATATCCGCATCAATTGGGAAAGGCGGAGTTTCTGATTCAGATAAAATACGAATACTTTCTACCTTTACCTCAATATCTCCTGTCGCGAGATTTTCATTTACCGCTCCGCTTCTTTTCTCCACCGTTCCGGTTACAGCAATTACAAATTCTGCTCTTAAAGAACCTGCTTTTTTAAAACCTTCTTCACCAATTGTTTCTTCTTCAAAATACAACTGGATCAATCCACTTCTGTCACGTAAATCAACAAAAATCAGACTCCCCAGATTTCTTCTTTTCTGTACCCATCCCATCAGGGTAACAGTTTCTCCAATATTTTCACTGGATACTTCTGTACATCTATGGGATCTTTTCAATCCTTTCATGGATTCAGCCATTTTATTTTCCTCCTAAAACAGTAAAATAATATATTAATATATTCCCAGATCCGTCAACATATTTTTCATATTTTCAGACTGGGTTACTTTTTGAAAAGTTAAAAAAACTCTCATATCAAAGTTTTTCACTTCTTCAATCATAATAGATATTGCCGTTTCGATATCGAATGCGCTCCTATATGGGCGATTCGCTATCAAGGCTCCAAATGCATCACATACTCGAAGTATACGAGCCCCTAACGGTATCTCTTCCCCTTTTAGGTTATTCGGATAACCGCTTCCATCTGCATTCTCATGATGATATAACACTGCTGACAAAACTTCTTCCGAATATCCATGTTCTTTTAATATAGCATATCCTAAAGAAGGATGCAGCCTTACATACCTTAGTTCATCTATATTTAGTTTTGCTTCTTTTTCTTCATATACATAAGAACGAAGACGCAATTTTCCTATGTCATGCAGCATTCCTGCCACTGCAAAGTTATGGCACTGTTCTTCTGAAAGCGCCATTTCCTTTGCCACAAACGATGCCAGATTACTGACAACCATCCCATGAACAATTGCTTCTCCAAAGGAATCCTGCAATGATGTCTCCAGATCATGCGTCCCATCATAATCAAATGCCATAGTATCTCCTCTTTTATTTTAGAGATATTTCCTCTTTCGATCAATCATCTCATCAATTCGGTTAATATAATGATCCAGGTTTTTAACATTCTCTGTTCTTTCTATTCTGTTATCTGCAAATACATATTTGCTGCTGGCTCCTGCTCCACAAGAAATAATATCCTGTTTTTCTTCCATAATCAAGATATTATATAAACATTCTTTTCCTGAAACACAATACCCAATATTTTCAAGATTACCTGGTATGTTTTTCTGCCGGTACATATAATACGCTTTCATCCCCATGTTGCTGGCATATTCATCTACTAGTCGAAGCATCTCGTTCGTACTGCCCTTAACCATATTCTGATACTTTTCCATCTCCATATTAAGATGTGCCGCCCTCTTTATAGCCAAGGAATGTACCGTAAGACTTTCCGGTCGGAGCGCAAATATTTCATCTAAGGTTGCACGAACATGGGAAATATCCTCTCCCGGAAGTCCTGTGATCATATCCATATTAATATTATCAAATCCACACTCTCTTGCTAATAAAAACGCTTCCTTTGTCTGCACAACCGTATGTGCTCTACCAATCAGATCAAGTGTTTCCTGATGCATTGTCTGTGGATTGATAGAAATTCTTGTTACTCCTGCTTCTTTTAAAATGCAGAACTTTTCTCTTGTAATACTGTCGGGTCTCCCAGATTCTACCGTAAATTCTTCTGTTTCTTCCACTGGAAAAAGCTCATGAATCATATACATCAGCCTTGATAATGCCTTTTCATTTAGCGCTGTAGGTGTTCCTCCGCCAATATAAATCGTCGTAAGTTTTTTATCCCTGTGGTGTTCAGCCACAAAAGCAAGTTCCTTATATAATGCATCTAAATATGCATCCATCCTGTCGCCAAAACGAGCCACCGGAAATGAGGTAAAAGAACAGTAAAGGCATGTTGTCGGGCAAAATGGAATTCCAATGTAAAGACTATACTCTTTTTCAAATGGTCTTGATTCCAATAATACCTTTTCTTTCTGCGCCACTCTGCGGCAAAGATTCGCCTTTTGTGCATCAGCAAGATACGTTTCTCTAAAACGCTGTTCCAGCTTCTTCGCATCTTTCTCTTCTTCCATCCACTTCATAATAATTTTCGTTGGACGAATTCCGGTAAGCATCCCCCAGGGAAGACTTCTTCCGGTAAACTTTTCAAACAAACGATACAAAAAGCGACATACGGCATTACGACTGTTTTTATGATCACTATAGTCACAGATTATTTCTTCAGAAATTATCTTACCCTCTTTGTTCTCCAGTGTTCCCCGAATACAGTTTTTCGTATAGACAAGCGTGAGGAGAAGGTCATCCTTCTCCCATCCTTGCTTTTCAAACTCTTCTTTTGTCACTTCTACTATTTTGGTCCGTTCAAAAAAGGCCAGTGCCGTAGCCCGCACGTCATAATCATATTCCTGATCATTTTGTATTAAATAAATCATTTCTATTCTATCTTTTCTATACTTTTTCTATACTTCTCTATCTTTTCTATATTATCTTTCTACAAATGGATTTGTTTCTCTTTCCTCACCAATCGTAGTAGATGGACCATGTCCCGGATATACAATAACCTCATCCGGAAGATTCATCACTACATGATTCAGAGATTTAAGAAGGGTCTGTGCATCTCCGGTAGGGAAATCACTTCTTCCGACACTTCCTGCAAAAAGTGTATCTCCTGAGAAAAGCCATCCTTCCTCTGCAAAATAATAACAGCAGCTTCCAACTGTATGTCCCGGTGTATATAAACACTGACATTTATGTTTGGATGTCACTTCAAAAATCTGTTTATCATTGATCATCATGTTGGCATGTGTCGTATATCCCTCTCCAAACATCGGACTTAGGTTATAATCTTTAACCATAAGAACTTCCTGCTCCGGTTTTGCAGCATACACACGCAGTTTCCAAGGATCATAATGTTCTCTTAAACCTTCTAATCCTCCAATATGGTCATGATGTCCATGTGTGAGAAGAACGCCGTCTAAAGAATATCCTTCATTCTCCAAAAACTTAATTATCTCTTCCGGGCTTCCTGCCGGATCAATGACAATCGCTTCTTTGATTTCATCATCCATTAAAATATATGTGTTTGTATCAATTGGTCCTAACTGTGCACAAACGATTTTTAACTGTCCCATAAAAAAATACCTCCGCTGATCAACCAGCACTTCTTTCTATATCGATAACACTTTCAATGTTTCGAAGCTTTTTAATAATATGATTCAACTCATCGATTCCTCCTATTTCAAAAGAAAGAACGATAGTTGCTAACCCCT
This Anaerobutyricum hallii DNA region includes the following protein-coding sequences:
- a CDS encoding MBL fold metallo-hydrolase, with the translated sequence MGQLKIVCAQLGPIDTNTYILMDDEIKEAIVIDPAGSPEEIIKFLENEGYSLDGVLLTHGHHDHIGGLEGLREHYDPWKLRVYAAKPEQEVLMVKDYNLSPMFGEGYTTHANMMINDKQIFEVTSKHKCQCLYTPGHTVGSCCYYFAEEGWLFSGDTLFAGSVGRSDFPTGDAQTLLKSLNHVVMNLPDEVIVYPGHGPSTTIGEERETNPFVER
- a CDS encoding HD-GYP domain-containing protein, with the translated sequence MAFDYDGTHDLETSLQDSFGEAIVHGMVVSNLASFVAKEMALSEEQCHNFAVAGMLHDIGKLRLRSYVYEEKEAKLNIDELRYVRLHPSLGYAILKEHGYSEEVLSAVLYHHENADGSGYPNNLKGEEIPLGARILRVCDAFGALIANRPYRSAFDIETAISIMIEEVKNFDMRVFLTFQKVTQSENMKNMLTDLGIY
- the hemZ gene encoding coproporphyrinogen dehydrogenase HemZ; this encodes MIYLIQNDQEYDYDVRATALAFFERTKIVEVTKEEFEKQGWEKDDLLLTLVYTKNCIRGTLENKEGKIISEEIICDYSDHKNSRNAVCRFLYRLFEKFTGRSLPWGMLTGIRPTKIIMKWMEEEKDAKKLEQRFRETYLADAQKANLCRRVAQKEKVLLESRPFEKEYSLYIGIPFCPTTCLYCSFTSFPVARFGDRMDAYLDALYKELAFVAEHHRDKKLTTIYIGGGTPTALNEKALSRLMYMIHELFPVEETEEFTVESGRPDSITREKFCILKEAGVTRISINPQTMHQETLDLIGRAHTVVQTKEAFLLARECGFDNINMDMITGLPGEDISHVRATLDEIFALRPESLTVHSLAIKRAAHLNMEMEKYQNMVKGSTNEMLRLVDEYASNMGMKAYYMYRQKNIPGNLENIGYCVSGKECLYNILIMEEKQDIISCGAGASSKYVFADNRIERTENVKNLDHYINRIDEMIDRKRKYL
- the aspS gene encoding aspartate--tRNA ligase, which codes for MAESMKGLKRSHRCTEVSSENIGETVTLMGWVQKRRNLGSLIFVDLRDRSGLIQLYFEEETIGEEGFKKAGSLRAEFVIAVTGTVEKRSGAVNENLATGDIEVKVESIRILSESETPPFPIDADITVKDELRLKYRFLDLRRPNIQKNLMMRSKVATLTRQFLANEGFLEIETPMLTRSTPEGARDYLVPSRVHPGSFYALPQSPQLFKQLLMCSGYDRYFQLARCFRDEDLRADRQPEFTQVDMELSFVDVDDVIDVNERLLAYLFKLCLNVEVTLPIQRMTWQDAMDYYGSDKPDLRFDMKIQDVSKLVKDCGFGVFSGAIKDGGMVRGLCAKGLGDVSSKKMKHIEKTAKDYGAKGLAYIQLKSDGTVKCPFSKFMSEEELQSLIQAMGGETGDLLVFAADKFKVVCDVLGALRLKFAEELNLLDKSDYRFVWITEFPLLEWSEEENRYTAMHHPFTMPMEEDLDMIDTEPGKVRAKAYDIVLNGTEIGGGSVRIHQNDIQEKMFECLGISKEQAQEKFGFLLEAFKYGVPPHAGLAYGLDRLVMLMTKEDSIRDVIAFPKVKDASCLLTDAPNTVDDKQLEELCLEIEIPEKE
- a CDS encoding DUF6994 family protein, which encodes MIAPGLQIGILLFLFFNDLVTEDYNKVNCWCGKMDFKGSGLPKTLEEYIRFIEFEMDFLEKRNCRIKEFCGNER